The Gossypium hirsutum isolate 1008001.06 chromosome D06, Gossypium_hirsutum_v2.1, whole genome shotgun sequence genome contains the following window.
GCTTTTAAGTGTTTTAAAAACACACAAGAAAGTGTTTTAAAAACACACAAGAAAGTCATAGGATTGATAATCATTGATATTAAGGGAATCAACCCTGCGATGTGTCAACACAAGATTAGattagaagaaggaaaaaaacttGTAATAGATGCACAGTGCCGACTTAATCCAGCTATGAAGAAAGTGGTGAAGAAAGAATTGCTCAAATGCTTAGACGCAGGTATTGTTTATGCTATCTCCAACAGTGAATGGGTTAATCCCACACAATGTGTTCCAAAGGAAAGAGGATTGACAGTGGTCGAAAATGATAAGAATGAGTTAATACCATGGTTGGAGAGTTTATATCGAGTATCAGAAACTAAATAATGCAACAAAAAACATATCATTTTCCACTTCCTTTTATTGATCAAATGCTTCATATATTGGCAGGGAAAGATTATTATTGTTTCCTTGACAGATACTAGAGATATCATCAAATC
Protein-coding sequences here:
- the LOC107899860 gene encoding uncharacterized protein produces the protein MCQHKIRLEEGKKLVIDAQCRLNPAMKKVVKKELLKCLDAGIVYAISNSEWVNPTQCVPKERGLTVVENDKNELIPWLESLYRGKIIIVSLTDTRDIIKSQYIRMTRKKPSSHVLFVPMLSNECRLDLVMPPTTFLRCMTAIFSYMLEKGLDVLMDDFSVYEDSFQECLDNLEQALPRCKETNLMLDWKNVILWSKKD